From the Candidatus Cloacimonadota bacterium genome, the window ATCGTCTCCAAAGAACTTTTCGCGCGTCATCCGGACGAACAGGAAGGCAAACTCAGCAAACTGAAATCCAAAATCGTTTCCGAAACATATCTCACCCTGAAGGCAAACGCGCTGGATTTGGGAAAACACCTCTTGCTCAGCCCTGAGGAACACCAATCCGGAGGCGACAAAAAACCCTCCATCCTCAGTGATGCAGTGGAAGCCTTGATTTGCGCCATTTATTTGGATAGCGGCATCGCCGCGGTTACCCGCTTCATAAAAAACCATATCCTCAAAGACTACGAAACCACCGTAAACCGCAACGAGCTCGTGAATTACAAAAGCATCCTGCAGGAACACATGCAATCCCGGGGAGACCAGGCTCCGCGCTATGCCACCGTCGCAGAGGAAGGTCCGGAACACAATAAAACTTTTATCGTGGAAGTGTTTCACGGTCAGGAATGTCTGGGACGTGGCAAGGGAAGCACCAAAAAAACCGCTCAGCAGGAGGCCGCTCACGCCGCCTGCCAAAAATTGGGAATTTGAATTCCCACACCTGTGATGGTGAAATCAAGCCCACAAATTGTTAGAGCCATAATATGAAGATTTTTCCCGTCTTTTTGGGCATGCGAGGATGTCCCACCCGCTGTATTTATTGCGATCAAGACAGGA encodes:
- the rnc gene encoding ribonuclease III encodes the protein MNKIVKKIIDYFNGKKISERYPKWEKGLTQLQKRIEYNFHDPTLLKAALTHKSYLRRNYGDHKTPSPFERMEFLGDSILGFIVSKELFARHPDEQEGKLSKLKSKIVSETYLTLKANALDLGKHLLLSPEEHQSGGDKKPSILSDAVEALICAIYLDSGIAAVTRFIKNHILKDYETTVNRNELVNYKSILQEHMQSRGDQAPRYATVAEEGPEHNKTFIVEVFHGQECLGRGKGSTKKTAQQEAAHAACQKLGI